GCTTGTACCAACACGGCGATTGGTCTCATTTGGGTAGCTAAAAGTACTACGGGATGGAATTACAAAATTGATCTAATCTATACCATGGAACCGATCCAATCATTGATCGGTCCGGTGCCGCGCCCCTTGAGAGAGGAGATTAATCTCCCGGGGGCGGCGCGCTGCACATTACACTGTTCTTTTACATGTACATGATAACTTCAGACATTTTGCTtatctctctctctatctcttttTTCGCTTTATTTTCAAGTTGTGTCCCCCAGCGTGCGTCTCAAATGTATAGTTGGCTTAGAAGACGGATTCAACTATTCTCGCAGAGAAAATAAGAGAAGAAGACGAAGTTGGCATTAAGCATCAGTACGATTTCATCGGAACTCATCAGCTAAACATTGTGCAGCAACAGAGGCACAAACTCCAGCTAATATTGATCTGACGTGCGTACAATTTCAGAGAGAATGGGAGAAACGTTGATGATCATATGCTAGCATATGAATGAAATGACACATGACTGGTCGACAGTCTATGTAGCAGCAGATATTGCTCTGCTCAAGCAGTTGTGTGAGATACAGATTGATTTCCTTAGATGGGAAACTAATTCTACATGCAAACTGGATGTATCAAACAAAGCATAAGACATACAAGTGATATGATACCTGCGCGTCCTTTGAAAGAAGAGGAATTAACCACGTGGGGATCTAGAGTTCTGGCAAATGTTGCAAAATTCCTTTGTTCCAAATAAAGAGTAGCATAGTTTTGTGCTACTGGTTACCCTTGAGAGTGGCATTATTACGTTTTTACTGATCAGATGTGTGCAATATGACCATATATGAAAATTTCATAAATATATTATCGCAGAGTATCATCATATTACAAAAGCATATGGGTAGCTAAGCTGGAGATAGGATAAAAAGCTGAGCATTTGGATCTAGTAGAGAAAACCTAAGCACTTGGAGCGAGCTATTAACCGAAAAGTTAAATGACCAGGAGCAGAAAGCTAAGCATTGGGAACGAGCTAAGAGCGGAAAGCTAAGCATTTGGAGCGAAAAGCAAAGCATTTGGAAATACTAGAAAAGAGTAACCATTTGAAGCTAGGAGCGAAAAGGTTGGAATTTAAGCTGGCTCTTATTTGGAACAAAGAATCTGGTGTTGAATCTTTGAGTGGCACTCTAGTTTGGTGGGCATCCTGAATCACTTGATGATCCATTCAGACCACCTCTTGGAGCCTATTTTTCGTCCTTTTTCTAGTCGGCTAGAAACGTTCCAATGACCACCTGCGAACAAAAAAATCGAAGTATTAAGACAAAGCACAAGGTTCACACTAGCACTAGATCTGTATTTCATAAAGCTGTGTCATTTTCCAAATAAGCTACATATAAAGAGAAACACATAATGATTTAAATTAATATGTATAGAATGTAAATTATATGGCAGAATTGTGGTTTCACAGCAAATGTAGGAAGCACATATAGCTGTTAACTACTTCAACAAACAGAGCAACATGTAGTGAGAGCTATTAACAAACTATGATATAAAGATCTTTATCTTGTAGAAACATGTTACTCCCAGTGAAAGATGGTAACCTGAATAGGTGAAGCTGCAATCAAAGGTCCTGCTGACCCACCGCCGAAGACACGGCCATCGGGACTGGCAAAGGAAATACCCAATCCACCCTTTCGAGTGCTCAGTCCATTAGTTTTCGATGGCACATACAAGCCAGACAAAGAGATGATGTGAAAACAACCCTGCACATTGAGTGCACATAATTAGATATTGTTCAGATTTGGAAACATATCTAGAGGTCAAACAACAACATTTCCCTTACAGAAAACCAGAACTACAAAACGGTGTGTTTTGATTGTGATATGCTGGTAATGAAAATAATTATTAAAAAATCTAACTACTAGCCCACATTTCATTTTTCCTTATTGTTCTCTAGTTTTGGTGGACCTTAAATACATTTCTAAAGCCCACAAGCAAAAAGGGATTCTAATGTACAGTTTCCAAGCTAAAACAATGGAGCGAACCTGATAAACGACTCTTTCATGAGGAGAATTTGCCTGCCGCAGTGTCACATTGCGCACAACACCATTGGCACAGAAGATATGAACTGCCAACCCATTCCCACAATAGGAGAGGACTTTTGTTGTTACATCCTGAAACCATGGATCCATTATTAGATCTTTTGTAAAGGAACCATTTCAATTAGATATTTTGATAGCTAGTATCTAGATACTATGATAAATTGTTGTTAGAGCACTGCTATGTCTATTGGAGCATCATCAGGGTGGGACAAGTTACCTCTCCACCTTGGACTGTGATAACCTTAGGAATTAATCCGGTCGCAGCAGGCCCTACAAAAAAAATCCATTTCAGTTTAGAAACGTGAAATGTACATAATGTTGGCAAACTGAATATAACATTGGTCTGAACTAAACTAACATGTAACATCCTACAAATATAATTTCAAAGCTCCGGTTATACTTCTGGAGGGAATAAAAACACAATGTGAATGATTGCAATGAAATAACACCTATATGATATTTTTAATACATCTGCAAAAAAGCTCTGTTTTTATGACAAACAGGTGGCAACCCTTACTGAATAGTCGACATGGATAATTCCATGCTTATCAGACTCTGGTCAGCCTGCGGTGGTCATTTGTATATACGAGTATTAGGACTAAGATACCACCATATCCATCTATGCACCTTTTGCTACTCTACTTGCGATGATGGCATGAGCTCTAAGTGCAAGCAAGAACACTATATACCTGCTACTGCCATCTGTCGCTGCTTCTTGCTGGCCATGGAGCTCGGCGGCCATACCCTCGTCTGCTTAACTTGATGTGTTCCATGCTctacaggtggtggtggtggtggtggtggtagtGGTGGTAGCGGTGATGGCAGTGCTGGTAGCGCATGGGGGCTCCCAACGCCTAGGCGCAATCCCAACGTGGAGCTCGAGGGCAGAGTAGGTGCCAGCAAAGCAGCGGCGCCAGTAGGATATGGCGCCGGAAAGATAGTTGGCGGCAGGGTGCCATCCGGGGTGTTCTTTCGCGGGCGGCCATGCTTCCTCATGGGTGGCTTAGAGCTCACACCCATGGCGTGCACGTGCGCAGTGCCGGCCGCGGGCTCCGACAGGCGTGGTGCGGAGTAGGAAGCTCCACCTTGGTGGCCAGCGGTCAGGCGGGCGCCAACGATGGGTTGTAGCTGAGGCTGGAGTGGGCTCCTGCTCATGCCTGCACCATACTTTGTCTCACCCGCTCCAGACGACATGGCTCCTTTCATTTCGCCTCAAAAGAACAACACCaacagaaacacacacgcaaacAAACAGAAAACTCCCCTCCAAGTGACCGAGCAAACTACTCCATCACTAAAACACGGGAAATACTAGCTATTAGCACAACGAATAGCCTCCAGATTCCGCATGTATTTCCGTATAAACTACTCAAAAATTGAACAAACCTATTCAAGAAGATTGACTTCaaagattttttttaaatggaAATCTACAACAAAAGAAGAGCCACAAGAGGATTCAGAATGGAGAAAAGAATATGCACAGTCCCATTGCTtatataggggagggggcgggATGAGTTTTCAAGGAAGACCCTACAAACACATAGAATTCACATGAACTACTCATAATAATCTTTCATCACTCTTGTGGTCTTGACACTAGGGTTTATAATTTCTGAGAAGATTTTTTTTATAGTAATCATAATAATAAACCCTAGTGTTCAGATTTTTGTACACAAAGACATAGTCCAGGGGGCATAGTGCATTATTTCTGagaagatttttttttgaatctATTACGTGGTACTTTATTTTCAGGATGCTTACATATGTATCAACTACGTGTATCCTTAGAATTTTTTTCAATTTCCTTGAGTGTTCATCGTGGATGTGTCCAGATGATGTGGTTATTTTTTCTGCCTAATTTTGTTTCCATTTAATGTTTGCCAtttttaatttttaatttttgccatttttggattttatttatTGTCACGCCATCTTTGGattttttctttctattttcaCTTTTTGTTGTGTCATATTcagatttttatttattcatattTCATTTTGGACCTTTCATTTAATGTTATTACATTCATGGAATTGCATATAATGTTATGCCATTTTGGAATTCATCTAATGATATGCCATTTATAAATTTTCATTTAATGATATGCCATTTACAAATTTCATTTAATGTCATGCCATCTTTGGAATTCATTTAATGATATGCCATCTATATATTTCATTTCATGCTATGCCATCTTTGGGATTTCATTTAATGTTATGATTTATTTGGATCTTAATTATTTTTGTGGCATCTTTggaattttttaaattttttgctaTTTTAATTTTTTGTTGTGCCATCTTTGGATATTATTTATTGATATGCCATATTTTGATTTTCTACTTAATGTTATGCCATCTATGTAATTTCATTTAATGTTGTGCCATCTATGGAATTTCATTTAATGTTATGCCATATTTTGATTTTTTTACTTAATGTTTTTATCTACTATTATCTCATCTTTGGACTTTCATTTAATTTCATATTGTCTTTTTTGCGGGTGAATGCCATATTGTGTTTGGGTTTTCATTTCTTACGATCCCATCTTTGGATTTGCATTCATGGTTGTGCCATCTTTGGATTTCAATGGATCCATGTGTTTGAGTCTACTGAGCTTTTCAAATGAACCATCTTTGGATATACAATGGTAAGGATAGGTTGGAGGGGTTTGGGAAGTGTGCACTCGCGCCAATGTTCGAGATGAAATGGTTTGGGTTCCAAATGATCAGATTTTTTCATAGTCATTGCATCTTCATTGACTAAAATACACAGTATAGGTAAGAACACACTAAAAATTGCTAAATAGGCTGGGAGAAGACAAGGGTAGCAGAAATTCTACAGGAAAATGTCCAAGGAAAAATACAGTTAGGGGCCTTGGGTCCTTTCACACACCAAATCCTACTACTACCACCAACCTTGGTCTTTGTTGAGGTGCTCACTGGAAGAGAAGCGAAGCCTCCACCATTGCCAAAATTATGGAAGTACCATCACCAACGAGGCTTTGGGAGACCAAGAATAGACACACCAAAAGAAACGATGCACGTGTCACTATGACACACTTGTCAGGAAACAATCCATATTAACCTGGATCGGGATCCATCGCATCTCGTGGATGAGATAGTGGAATATTACTAGATCCATCGTCTTTAAACCACCACCCCATATCCAAATCCATGATTGATTTTTCTCACTTGCTAGTCTCTTAGAGGGCAAAAAATCCATCAACAAACAGGAAAAAAATCTCGTCGCCTAGAGTAGACAACGAGCCGAGGAGGCAACCAGATCTTCAACATCATTATTGTGAGGAAGAACTGAGGAAAAATTATGATACACCCTAACTGCTTTCATGCTACAAGACAAAACCTAACGATTCCTCCCTATACTTGCAAGAAGAGATACATGGTTCTAGTCCCCCTTCGGTCACAAGAAGGTCGATGCTAGGGATAGAACTAGGATCTTAGTGGAATTCACCAAGGGATCAGCTCCTCATCACATTTTGTCTAGGGAGCAAGAGAGTGAATCCGAGATTTCATGACTCGAAATGGATGAAGGAAGGCACGACATGATCTCACCCAATGGATCGCCAATGCAATTGGTTGTATCGTCAACATCGACATTCCAAGTTTTAAAAGATTGAAAATAATGGGTGGAGACCATAAAATGCAAGAATTGGATTTAATAGGTTTTCTAGTGCTCTAGAAAACCCTCTATGACAGACCTATTTCACTTATTCATCATCATCGAATTTACTATTCAACGCCTCTATGAAAGGCCATCACAATAAAGATTGTATGCATACAAAGATGAAAAAATAGGAGAGAACTCACCGAGTTTGTGGTTGTCGAAGAGACTAGAGGCAGTGTCCTTTAACTCCATAATATGTTCATCATTGATCTGATCCGCCATGGAATTAGCCATCTTAAACTCAAAGACCTAATCATCGCCGAGTTGATCCTCCATGAACTCATTAATCAAATTCCCGTGACTATCTGCCATGTCGTCGTCCACCCCGCGCTCACGACCATGGTTGTAGGTTGACCTACTTAGCACTGACATAATAAACTAAGAGAGTGGATCCTATGAAAATTCGATGAAGAAGTGAGTTCACTACAACTTCGACAGTAGTGGAGGTGATGTTGTGAATAGGCACGAGATGGAGGTACTACATAGAGAAGGGAAAGTTTGCTACGAGGCTTGAGGGGAGAGGCTAGGTTTGAGGCAACATCGAGGGGTAAGGGGCGAGGCCTTTTGTACTGCTTGGTATACGGTGGTGTCAA
This sequence is a window from Aegilops tauschii subsp. strangulata cultivar AL8/78 chromosome 7, Aet v6.0, whole genome shotgun sequence. Protein-coding genes within it:
- the LOC109747788 gene encoding AT-hook motif nuclear-localized protein 2-like; translated protein: MSSGAGETKYGAGMSRSPLQPQLQPIVGARLTAGHQGGASYSAPRLSEPAAGTAHVHAMGVSSKPPMRKHGRPRKNTPDGTLPPTIFPAPYPTGAAALLAPTLPSSSTLGLRLGVGSPHALPALPSPLPPLPPPPPPPPVEHGTHQVKQTRVWPPSSMASKKQRQMAVAGPAATGLIPKVITVQGGEDVTTKVLSYCGNGLAVHIFCANGVVRNVTLRQANSPHERVVYQVVIGTFLAD